In a genomic window of Scyliorhinus torazame isolate Kashiwa2021f chromosome 5, sScyTor2.1, whole genome shotgun sequence:
- the LOC140422027 gene encoding uncharacterized protein, whose amino-acid sequence LEKHQDTHTQVRVFQITDCGKSFNQLHSLKTHHTIHSGERPYTCSVCERGFNRLSNLERHEDTPTLEKPWKCGDCSKGFRTPSALEAHRRSHTGERPFTCPQCEKRFIQLSALQTHQRVHTGERPFTCSVCGKGFTRLSNLQSHQQTHTGERPFSCSVCGKGFIQLSALQTHQRVHTGERLFTCSVCGKGFIQSSDLRKHQRVHTGERPFTCSQCEKGFTQLDNLRIHQRTHTGERPFTCSPCGKGFSTSSSLLKHQRVHTGERPFTCSQCEKRFTTSSSLLTHQRVHTGERPFTCSQCEKGFTILRSLWIHQRVHTGEKPFTCTVCDKRFTQSSDLQKHQRVHTGERPFTCSQCEKGFAQLSNLRIHQRRVHTGERPFTCSQCGMGFTQLPNLQTHQRVHTGEKPFTCSQCGKRFSHLPNLQRHQQLHTGERPFACTECGKEFIQLLNLKTHQRLHTGERPFACTVCGKGFTQLPNLQRHQRVHTGEKPFTCPECGKRFTQSPDLRAHQRVHTGERPFICSQCGKRFTQSSSLLIHQRRHTGEKPFRCSVCGKNFIQSSSLLVHQRIHTGERPFTCSVCGKNFIQSSRLLQHQRIHTGERPFTCSVCGKGFTLLSILQTHQRVHTGERPFTCSVCGKGFTRLSILQTHQRVHTGERPFTCTVCGKGFSQLSHQQSHQRVHR is encoded by the exons ctggaaaagcaccaagacacacacacccaagtgagagtgttccagatcactgactgtggaaagagctttaaccagttacacagcctgaaaacacatcacaccattcacagcggggagagaccgtacacgtgttctgtgtgtgaacgAGGCTTCAacagattgtccaacctggagagacacgaggacacccccaccctggagaaaccgtggaaatgtggggactgtagtAAGGGATTCAGGACTCCATCAGcgttggaagctcatcgacgcagtcacactggggagaggccattcacctgtccgcagtgtgagaagagattcattcagttatccgccctgcagacacaccagcgagttcacactggggagaggcctttcacctgctctgtgtgtgggaagggattcactcggttatccaacctgcagtcacaccagcaaactcacactggggagaggccgttctcctgctctgtgtgtgggaagggattcattcagttatccgccctgcagacacaccagcgagttcacaccggggagaggctgttcacctgctctgtgtgtgggaagggattcattcaatcatccgacctgcggaaacaccagcgagttcacactggggagaggccattcacctgctcacagtgtgagaagggattcactcagttagacaacctgcggatacatcagcgaactcacacgggggagaggccgttcacctgctctccgtgtgggaagggattcagcacttcatcgagcctgctgaaacaccagcgagttcacactggggagaggccgttcacctgctctcagtgtgagaagagattcactacttcatcgagcctgctgacacaccagcgagttcacactggggagaggccgttcacttgctctcagtgtgagaagggattcactatttTAAGGAGCCTGTGGATtcaccagcgagtgcacactggggagaagccgttcacctgcactgtgtgtgataagagattcactcaatcatccgacctgcagaaacaccagcgagttcacactggggagaggccgttcacctgctctcagtgtgagaagggattcgctcagttatccaacctgcggatacatcagcga cgagttcacactggggagaggccgttcacctgctctcagtgtgggatggggttcactcagttacccaatctgcagacacaccagcgagttcacactggggagaagccattcacctgctctcagtgtgggaagagattctctcACTTACCcaatctgcagagacaccagcaacttcacactggggagaggccgttcgcctgcactgagtgtgggaaggaattcattcaattactcaatctgaagacacaccagcgacttcacactggggagaggccgttcgcctgcactgtgtgtgggaagggattcactcagttacccaatctgcagagacatcagcgagttcacactggggagaagccgttcacctgccctgagtgtggaaagcgattcactcagtcacccgatctgcgggcacaccagcgagttcacactggggagagaccattcatctgctctcaatgtgggaagagattcactcagtcatctagccTGCTGATTCATCAGCGACGTCACACCGGTGAGAAGCCGTTCagatgctctgtgtgtgggaagaatttcattcagtcatccagcctgctggtacaccagcgcattcacactggggagaggccattcacctgctctgtgtgtgggaagaatttcattcagtcatcccgcctgctgcaacaccagcgcattcacactggggagaggccattcacctgctctgtgtgtgggaagggattcactctattATCAATCCTGCAGacgcaccaacgagttcacacaggggagaggccattcacctgctctgtgtgtgggaagggattcactcgattatCAATCCTGCAGacgcaccaacgagttcacactggggagagaccgttcacctgcactgtgtgtgggaagggattctctcagttatcccaccagcagtcacaccaAAGAGTTCACAGATGA